A stretch of DNA from Dioscorea cayenensis subsp. rotundata cultivar TDr96_F1 chromosome 4, TDr96_F1_v2_PseudoChromosome.rev07_lg8_w22 25.fasta, whole genome shotgun sequence:
TCTACGATGAGGCCGTACAGAGCAAGAGCTTCTGCAAAAATGAGGATGAGAATCATGCCAACAAATAGCTTTGGCTGCTGTGCATTGGCCCTGAAATAGATATCAATTCATTACCGGTTTCAATCAGAGACAATCGatgcaaattattttaaaaacagtCTTTAAAGAAGCAAACAGTGAAAGAGATGATTCATGGATTTTTCCACTTGCTATATATGCATGGACAATTCAAAAGTAGGTGACCAATTTGTTCGTAAACTATTGCTGATACAATATGAGATCAAacataattttatgtaaaaagcATTGGACAAAGATGATTTAGACAAGACAGCAGCATTGCAAACATTAGCACTGACCAGGACATAGAAGTAGTTTTTTCCCcttatttttatgtttcaacagatttacaaaaaaatgagGTGGTACCTTCATGGGATATAATCACCACATAACATTCGTAAGAGTATATACtgtttaacaaatataatagtatatagTAGACTAGAAAGAGTAGTAATATGTGCCTAGGCTACAAATCACTGGTTTAAATTTCTAAAACCACAGCCTGTATATGAGATGAGGTATTCAAGGGTGTGGAGTCAATTCTGTTAAATGTGTGATAACATGTCCCTAGGCATCTAAGTCTGGAAATTTGTGAGAGCAAATAGAAATATAGAGAAGAAATATTGATTAAATGTGAGTGCCAAAGAATCAATTCATGGGGATACAGGCTAGCACTGAATTAATTCATAACACCAGTATCACACACTTAACGCTACATATACATCCTATTAAGTTTGATAAGGGTGAAACATTATCTTTTTTCAAGTTGTTAGTGATCCTTGATGAAAAATGTCAATTAAAGGGAGAGTGTGCATACAAAATTGGCACTAGGAATGAAGTCCAGATgccttataaaagaaaaaatattggtTCCTTGTTGATTATATATGCACACACTTTTGATGAGATATATCTTTCTCAATCAAGTCAATCAAAAAAAGATAATCTTGAATTGATGAGATATGTCTTTCTCAATCAAACCAATCAAACAAAGTTGATCTTGTCCTCAATAATAGTTAAACAACACATGGAATGTCagtttttttaacacaaaaaatcaaaacaacatgGATGCACAAAATTTCTTTGCTTCTTGCTTCGCCTTGAATGCATTGAAGATTGATGCTGTCAAAATGGAATAAATCTTCCACATaaccattaaataaaattaagaaagggTAATACATCTAGTTGAAATCTACTCAACCTTGATGATAAACTCAATTATGAGCCAATGATGAAAGATGAACTTATGGATGACTATTGATTCCCATCTCAAAGATAGGAGAAGGTGGCTTCATAACATTTGCAATCttgaaattatagtttttttttttttaataagaaccATGTTGTTggaaatttcaaaacaaaattaaaaaatgtgtttaagaaaatcaaatcagagTCCATCTAACAAACAGGTTACTGAACAACCTCAAGGATCATCCATACAGAAGTCTTCTATTATAGCATtatcatgaattcatacaaatttAACAATAGATATAGTTGACTATTTGGAAATTCTTATCTAAACAACATCTTGAGAGGCACTTAAACTACCACTTTGGCATATTGAAAAGCAATATGAATGTTATTCTTAGCATTTCTTTGTTATAAACATTCTCTAACAACCCAATTCAAATCTATCGAGCACATCATCCCAGTGCACCAAAGTATACCACTAAATGAACCTTATCAACACAAGCAATGCGGCTACAATTAGATATTACCATCCATCAACAATCATGAATCAGCAACTGCTACAAATGTTCCAGGCAAGATGACAAATGGGACGGGTTCAAATACTTATCTTGATAAAAGGCAATCAGTACTCATAATGGTTTAATAAATTAGgtaaaacaaataattccaTCTAATAATGACAAATTCTAAACTTTCATGAACAAATCCATAGAACAAACAGCAAGAACAAATAAAGTTTCAAAATTGATCTATTCTACAAAAACTTCTTATGAACATCTATATGAATGATCAAAAGAatcaattttcaaatcaaatacGAATGAATACCTAAACAAACCTAATCAAATGCAAAATAGTCACACCATCGTATCATATCTACTAACTAAATCTTACAAACAgatagaaaacaattaaaacaaaagcaaagagaAATAGAGAAATGAATCACATCCAAAGAAAATTACCGAACGCCAGCATCACCAACAATGCCGATGGCCATGCCTGCCGAGAGTCCAGCAAGACCGCAAGCAAGCCCAGACGAGAGATGCGCATATCCATCAAACAGGTAGTATGATTTTGCCTTTGGATTGATTCCAGTACTGATGATAACAGCGATGATAAGCCCGTAGATCCCAAGCACTCCCGCCATGACAACAGGCACAATCGACTTCATGACGAGCTCCGGCCTCATCACCCCCATTGATGCCACGCCCACTCCACTCTTCGCCGTTCCATACGCCGCTCCCATGCcttcaaaatccacaaaaaaaatgcaataaaaatacaatttttccCCACAAAAACCAAACGATGAACGCGAGATTAGAGAATCATATCATACAGGAGAAGACAAGCGCAGCGGCAGCGCCAAGGAAACCGAAGAAGGGAGCAGTCTCATCTCCGCTAAAGCTCGACATCGctgcaaaccctaaccctagatcttggaaccctaaccctaattacGAGAAAAAGAGAACGAGAATCGAGTGAAAGAAAGCAAGAATGATAACCACGAATGAGAACGGGCACCGTTTTGAACAAATTTACCGGCATTGCCATCTATTTAAgctttttaaaaagtaatttttaatgtttctatttcctctaaattaaaaataataataataaaaaaaagggtagaaatataagatatgatttatatatattaaaaatagaaaaactttaGGGAgacaaacacaataaaaatatcaacaaagcTTCACAAGGAAATCATTACATTTCATACACAATTTCAACAGACAACTGAAATATCCAAATGTTTGAGAAGGCACAAGAGATGAGATCAAACATTTTCAGACTGGCTTCCAAACAGTAAGCACTTCTTGGAACATCTCAATCATAAGATCTCTGTCAGCGTGCCGAAAAAAGCTGTTGATCTCATCCCTAACATCCTGAATTTTCCCAAAATCGAATAAGTATGTTAAGCATCCTTTCTTCAGCTTGCTAAGTTGATAAAGCCAAGCTTCGTGGAGCCTCTCGAGGACATTGCTCGAGTTAATGTCCTCGAGGAGGCTTTCCTCGCAGCATTCCTTCAGGTCGGCAATATCGTACTTGTTTGCAGCTCCGAGCAGGGATAGACGATGCTTCCAGAAGTCTTCTTGCTTTATCGTCCCATAGATGTAACTGAGAAGACATGAGCATGCTTCCATGGACATGTCGTCTATGTTGATCATGGAGGACTCTTTCTCCTTGAGATTGTGGAGAAACATGCTCACGAACACGGGGGAGCTTGCGGCCAGGACTGCTTTGTGAGCTTTGAGCACTCCGTCGGCTGTGTTGATTGTCACATCGGTGTGGATGCTCTCTTCAAGCATGCGAGAAAGACATCGGAGAGTGGTTCGCCTTGTGATTGTTTGCATTATACCTTCATTAGGCCATATTGAGCAAGCTTCGGCCCcctatgttttaattaaaattctcaaTTATTTCAGATCAAACAATAAGGTGTTCGGCAATGAGATAAACCATAAAAGACACAATTGTTTTGATGATAATCTAAAGAACGAACAAATCGATAGCAATTggttcaaagaaaaaataattaaagtcgAGCAAAGGATATGATGCCCTTACATTCAAAGTAGAAATTTTCAGGTCAATGAACTCTACATCAATAACAAAACGGCCGTGGAACGTAGAATCAATAGGCCATACAAAGTCTTCGCTGGTCCGGAGAAGTCTCTCATGAACTGAATTAAACAAACAATCATCAAGATAAATTCTAAAACAAACAAGGAACTGATCCAccattttaatgaattttagcACTCCATCACAAACACTTGTAATATTATGATAAGATACATCACAACACAATGGCTTTAAAATACCGAAAAATTCCGAAAGGCTTCAGAGATTCTACCAATGTTTGCTCATCAATCCATTTATGTCCAATGGATACCATAATTTCAAAGCCTTATATACATCATATCATACCAATACTTTGttcaaacaaacaataataaacTAACAAATAGATACTAAAACCCAATTCAGTGATTCACTCGAAATCTTcaacacaataaaaatcaaaatccagAGTTTTTCAACAATGGATTAGCAAAATAACAAGCACAAACCAAACAATTCATATAAAATCCAAAGATCACAAATTTGGcttcaaatcaacaaaaaaaagaagacaaaaatgaGCTGAAAACATTACCAGGAGAGATATAAGGCCGACGTCCAGGGCCGGAATTCGATACCCTAAGAATAAACTTCGCGAACGGTGGCTGATCCTTCGAGACCCGACAAGGCTCAGGAAAGAGCCGGATATACATATACCGATTCTTCTCCACTGATAAAAACCTACCAAAATTCCCATCTTTTCCATCAAATCCCTAAAATTCactacaaaaatttttttttttaagatgaaaaAGAATCAAAGTAGAGCACCAATTCCAGATGCCAAGCTTGAATGGATCGGAACGGCGGTAGGAGCAAGCTCCGAAGCCTTCGATGCGCCACTGCGCCAACCTAGCGATCGTCTCCACCTTCGAGTCCCCACCAACAcaaactcctcctcctccgccgcAGCCACCTCCGCCGCCGCCGCTCATCGCTCTTTCTCCGtcgccctctctctctctctctgaaaggtGAGAGCTTTTGGTGTGGTACACTCCCAAGACCCAAGCTGGAACCCCAGTCCAtttgtaaaaatacaaatacacgaGAAGGGCCCCATTTAAAAAGACAAGACAGGGTCAAAGGgatggttaaaaataaaaaatttcaaaaataataattatttttataatatcaagataatgtttatttatttattttaattttatccttattttatttaaaatttatagtaatattcatagtttctaaaaaaaaaatattagaacaaattatgattaaaaaaaaataagggtgGTAACGGGGTAGATTAGGGACGGAAATCCCCGTCTTTAACTTCAACAGGGGAGTAATCCTCCCATCTCTGTCCTTGTAGAGATCCCCTTTGCTAATACACCtattaatattgattttttttagttatttaatacTAATACACCTAATGGAAACATAAAAACTATTCAACATAAATCTCaacaaactaatatatataaattttaaaaaaaaattaatgtttatcaACATAgagtaaattataaaatatagaatttatataaatacaaatataatctAATGCATAGGGCTCAACTTAAGTTAACAATCGGATAAGTTCACAGTGCAGATTCATAGTAGAGAGGGTAGTGAAAGAGAATTGGGATAGTTGTTAGGAACTTAAgattttagatttgaaaatataacatgcatatttatatatatgagtgtGCAAGGAGCATTGCATACACAGTATAGAACAAATTCTCATTTAGTTACATTGTAGcgcctttaaaaaaaattacaagaaccCAAACAACACCCAACTACCTATTTTAAAAGCCAATACAACCCTTTTTTCACTGTTAAgagtattgtttatatatatatatatttctctcaatCTTGCtctataataaattttttacccCTAGTTAAATTTTTTGCTACTCTTTTtataataccctgaacctgtggataactgttggaaaatatattcaaggtattactacagtggtagtaaaattttttacaaagtaatcttgttgagaaacaccaagtgaaaaaaataaggacctaaatgtgaaattttataaaagattttgggttaaagagtaatagaaaaaaggatggacatgaaatgtttctgaaaaccaaggactgaaaggtaaggcggaagggatctttttgaaatattgtgttataatccagggaccattggataattttaaaggaccgtttgagaatactatttcataatttagggaccattggtgagtttttagggacttctttataaaaaattatatttttagggaCTAAaagtaaatttcggctgaaaacttaagttggagaaaaatctagattttgatgttttgttcatcttcttctcccttcattCCCTACAGTAACccgtgagagaaaaaaaatatataaaaaaatgagaagaaaaaatggtAGATTTGAGGTGGAGGATTAGAGATCACcggagggagctcgccggagagATGGTTTTACTTGGTAAGAGTTTtccttggtgtatttttgatgaatttgtgtatgtatgcatatatatatatatatatatgtgtgtgtgtgtgtgtgtgtatttgatggatttgatgaagatgatgatggatttgagtaggaaaaacatgtttaatggttatagatgattgttgcttcaagttgttttagaaaaaccttgtatccatgatgaatctagcttgaatggaggatgagattttcggttttactgtagcatagcaccgagattagggtttagtttagttaattaagttgatgattatgatgattaaggtgttaatgatgatggttagattggaattgattgagttagccaagttgatttggttggatcaaaccaagttagaattgatttggttgagttgaattgaattgaattgattgagttgagtttgatttggttgagttgggcttgatcaaatcaagttgagtgtggttggacttgaatggtttggttgaattaaattggttgaagttgatttgggtttggtttggatgttgggctaaaggTTTTGGGCtaaaccaagttggttcaatatattttgtataagaattaagttggttcaaagctggttggtttaattaaacctggttcagtgaatttgagcttggtttagtggaattgagattggttcataTTGGTTTAGCAGTGTTTAGCCtagattgagttggtttaagtgcaattggagaccaatttaaTTATGCAAtgtcaggtttgaaccgattggagtgagtgaaccaattagagagtcagttattgatttcatgtattttcttttgggttcaattatgtttttagttctcataattatttatttttattatgttatcctgtTAGATATTGATTAGGCTtaggagggagttccaggtccagcaagaaacccaaaaaagaccaggtgagttgatagtggctattatttaaattattggataattattattattttggaaataattatctaattattatttttttaaataattatttaatggctagtattttggaaatgatggtttaattatttcattttattatgtttaattgcgtatactgttgaaatatacttatatttattattatttatttgtcgtTGATGTGacatgacaatcgtattgatatacttgattttgtataattatacgtatttccaaatagtgaaaatacacgtatatataatttaattatttagttcatgtgtttattttttatggttacatatgctttgatttggaatgatttgtgaaaccatgtgagcatattaaaaatgttttatcggcattgttagtggaattggttttcatttttagtataggaatggtatcgtggatctgggctttactggtattatgcattgttatacttttggcattggctttctggaaaataatgttttatttccgagatgtgaatgcttgtcctggataaggatcatgtgatatgatttataccaaTTGTATTATTACTGTAtctacttgatggtttggacggtgatggcgggctaaggcccgactactacagtagtgggtccccacagGTCAGTCTTTAGAGGTgacgtggtggacctgagtgttgatttttacgagggccagttcaggtgggagagtagagccctgactggatattcatcgggtagccgggggtcaccgaccggtgaaccgatgggttaacgttaaggacatgaatTCCTTGACGGCTttgaacctagccgcggccacggtgaaggtttagagagttatctagaccatgttatgttgggtgagtgttgggtattgctttactttaaatttgagatttatgttatttttgaattatgataAGGGCAGTCtatcacaaaatttgtgttttctgaaaaaaaatcgaattgatgttgatttctgttgaatttcagtttcaaaagctctttaaagttgtatttttttctaaaaattaggtatttgtgaaagttgggaaaaattatttgagaaatagatctttatatgcttttatgtatattactttttaaattatttgaaattattgagccactatcgatcAACTGAATGTCTCTGTAGTTGCAGGGAGAAGGACCTTAGTAGATCACtgttcgactatagagctagtcagggttgagtccaggactgcagtgggttCCCCCCTCCCcctttttttgtctttcttgttattggtgttgtgattttgtagcggttgtacccgcaaactTGAGTAGTTAtacttgttgtatttatgtatttgaacctgtagtttgTGTAAAATTGTAAATCGTGATTTGTAAGTGTGATTTGATTTTTGAGAggtgtcaggtttccagttaaaaaagaatttttaactgatgggtgtcatatttacctcggtagaaggggtgggtgtgacactttTTTTCCTGTTTATATATGAAAGTCCGTAGTTGACatattcactatatatataattaaatttttaaagattatagttaaatataacTAGAGATGAAGATTTCCACCAGCCATGTTTAAGGAAATGGGGATAGATTGACCTCTGTCCCCAAGCTCCAATTGCGGATCTAAGGGGAGGTCTCTCAATCTCGCTCTATA
This window harbors:
- the LOC120258977 gene encoding V-type proton ATPase 16 kDa proteolipid subunit-like, producing MSSFSGDETAPFFGFLGAAAALVFSCMGAAYGTAKSGVGVASMGVMRPELVMKSIVPVVMAGVLGIYGLIIAVIISTGINPKAKSYYLFDGYAHLSSGLACGLAGLSAGMAIGIVGDAGVRANAQQPKLFVGMILILIFAEALALYGLIVDIILSSRAGQSRAD
- the LOC120258976 gene encoding BTB/POZ domain-containing protein At1g21780-like yields the protein MSGGGGGGCGGGGGVCVGGDSKVETIARLAQWRIEGFGACSYRRSDPFKLGIWNWFLSVEKNRYMYIRLFPEPCRVSKDQPPFAKFILRVSNSGPGRRPYISPVHERLLRTSEDFVWPIDSTFHGRFVIDVEFIDLKISTLNGAEACSIWPNEGIMQTITRRTTLRCLSRMLEESIHTDVTINTADGVLKAHKAVLAASSPVFVSMFLHNLKEKESSMINIDDMSMEACSCLLSYIYGTIKQEDFWKHRLSLLGAANKYDIADLKECCEESLLEDINSSNVLERLHEAWLYQLSKLKKGCLTYLFDFGKIQDVRDEINSFFRHADRDLMIEMFQEVLTVWKPV